In Methanosarcina barkeri MS, a single window of DNA contains:
- a CDS encoding cation:proton antiporter domain-containing protein — translation MIEPIFLMEIIVALLVLSMLAQVLTHYSQIPFIIFLFIEGIIVGPEVLNLLNPALYSDVLSAIVSICVSVIVFDGGFQIDWKHMRGVKKSVIKLSTLGVFITFIGITILTHLLINISLPIAALFGALVTATGPSVVGPIIRNIGICHRVAKILEFESVLNDAVSVILTALVFEWITAEISGTGAVLFMLQRVGMGLIIGSLCGFILRWFFTRGISISKQPARLFTLTFIFACYVLSETIGNESGILAVAVFGIIMGSTEFPQKKMIEEFNNNLAVLMISLIFILLAAMLKFWYIMEIGLKGIALVLLIALFVRPVAVFISMRSSKISTKEKMFISFVGPRGVVPTSIATYFAIKLDEMGIAGGQTIVGLVFLTVIITVFLTGSMSKKVAQILEIIPMEILIIGGGKIGRILAERFDNRGENVSVIDISEEECNKCRELGIRTVQGNAADISVLKKAGIENAKYVVVTTKKDDANLLFCQIAKAKFGFKGEQLIVRVNYVENLPAFWDLGIRAMSTTMTTAAVMENMIGGNNLFSMCEIGNKGNIMEVRVTNPKVVGKAIKEINFPEKSLMVMIQRGSESLIAHSNLILEYNDIATIIAEKSSGKSIADMLFR, via the coding sequence ATGATCGAACCTATATTTTTAATGGAAATAATTGTTGCCTTGCTCGTTCTATCCATGCTGGCACAGGTCCTTACCCACTATTCTCAGATACCTTTTATAATCTTTCTGTTTATTGAAGGAATAATAGTAGGACCCGAGGTTCTAAACCTATTAAACCCGGCTCTTTACTCTGATGTGCTAAGTGCTATTGTTTCGATCTGCGTGTCTGTGATTGTCTTTGACGGAGGATTCCAGATCGACTGGAAGCACATGAGAGGGGTTAAAAAAAGTGTTATTAAATTAAGTACATTAGGAGTTTTTATCACTTTTATTGGGATAACCATACTGACACATCTTCTTATAAATATCTCTCTCCCGATTGCTGCTCTTTTTGGCGCTCTTGTTACTGCAACTGGTCCTAGTGTTGTTGGTCCAATAATCAGGAACATCGGGATTTGCCATAGGGTTGCCAAAATTCTGGAATTTGAGAGTGTCTTAAACGATGCTGTAAGTGTAATTCTAACTGCACTGGTTTTTGAATGGATTACAGCTGAGATTTCCGGAACTGGTGCAGTACTTTTTATGCTGCAACGAGTTGGGATGGGGTTAATTATAGGGAGCTTATGTGGGTTTATTCTACGCTGGTTTTTTACCAGAGGTATATCCATTAGCAAACAGCCTGCAAGGTTGTTCACTCTCACTTTTATCTTTGCTTGCTATGTATTGTCAGAAACTATAGGCAATGAGTCGGGGATTCTTGCAGTGGCTGTCTTTGGGATTATTATGGGATCTACCGAATTTCCCCAGAAGAAGATGATAGAAGAATTCAATAACAACCTAGCGGTTTTAATGATCTCTCTGATCTTCATCTTGCTTGCTGCAATGCTCAAGTTCTGGTACATCATGGAGATCGGGCTAAAAGGGATTGCCCTTGTCTTGCTTATAGCACTATTTGTCCGTCCTGTAGCTGTATTTATCTCGATGCGGAGTTCAAAAATAAGTACTAAAGAAAAAATGTTCATATCTTTTGTGGGACCAAGGGGAGTAGTTCCTACTTCGATCGCAACTTATTTTGCAATCAAACTGGATGAAATGGGAATTGCAGGAGGCCAAACTATTGTAGGACTGGTCTTCCTGACCGTTATTATTACTGTTTTCCTGACAGGTAGTATGTCAAAAAAAGTAGCTCAGATACTGGAGATAATTCCTATGGAAATTTTGATTATTGGAGGAGGAAAAATAGGCCGTATCCTTGCCGAAAGGTTTGATAACAGAGGAGAAAATGTGTCAGTTATAGACATCTCGGAGGAGGAATGCAACAAATGCAGGGAATTAGGGATCAGGACTGTTCAGGGTAATGCAGCAGATATAAGCGTTCTGAAAAAAGCCGGGATTGAAAATGCCAAATATGTAGTTGTAACTACAAAAAAGGATGATGCGAATCTTCTTTTTTGCCAGATTGCAAAGGCAAAGTTTGGATTTAAGGGAGAACAATTAATTGTTAGGGTAAATTACGTAGAAAATCTTCCGGCATTCTGGGATCTCGGAATTCGGGCGATGAGCACTACAATGACAACTGCTGCGGTCATGGAAAATATGATTGGTGGGAATAACCTGTTTTCTATGTGTGAAATCGGAAACAAAGGGAATATTATGGAAGTCAGGGTTACCAATCCAAAGGTTGTGGGAAAGGCGATAAAGGAAATTAATTTTCCAGAAAAAAGCCTCATGGTTATGATACAACGGGGAAGTGAATCACTTATCGCACATAGCAATTTGATACTTGAATATAACGATATTGCAACGATTATTGCTGAGAAGAGTTCAGGTAAGAGTATTGCTGATATGCTGTTTAGATAA
- a CDS encoding PHP domain-containing protein, which produces MQGKTGNDAKTTVSAEVAETLLQEGWKKVDLHVHSSCSYDVPSVQAMHPAVLFENARSQGLDFVTFTDHDTVKAYDLLGWDKEGLVPGVEISISDPEHIGHTLHINVFKFDSEEFKELELIANQECDFKSFIRYLRTHDLPHMYNHPFQFVGGEQPNLWAVPELIKQFPVVEYNMQNLTEKNLMVATLARKYGKGIAATTDSHTGGMGAVYTLAKGETFREFFENIKKGSSYIVVEGGTRQHLTKEWSSWIELIFSMDQQLREDYNFTTNVWSFDRVISLFANEKIREFPRINSLAMKLFQNFSRSGLPAYIYVKTEKPLVSRIEEILNQIA; this is translated from the coding sequence ATGCAAGGAAAAACCGGAAACGATGCTAAAACAACTGTAAGCGCTGAAGTTGCAGAAACTCTTCTTCAGGAAGGATGGAAGAAAGTGGATCTGCATGTACATTCTTCCTGTTCCTATGATGTTCCTTCCGTGCAGGCAATGCATCCTGCAGTTCTTTTTGAAAACGCAAGGTCGCAAGGACTTGATTTTGTTACTTTTACCGACCATGATACTGTCAAAGCTTACGATCTGCTTGGTTGGGATAAAGAAGGACTGGTTCCAGGAGTTGAGATCTCAATTAGTGATCCTGAACATATAGGACATACCCTACACATTAATGTTTTTAAATTTGATTCGGAAGAATTTAAGGAACTTGAGTTGATTGCAAATCAGGAATGCGATTTTAAAAGCTTTATCCGCTATCTAAGGACTCACGATCTCCCCCATATGTATAACCATCCCTTTCAGTTTGTAGGCGGAGAACAACCTAATCTGTGGGCTGTACCTGAACTTATAAAGCAATTTCCCGTTGTTGAATATAACATGCAGAACTTAACGGAAAAAAACCTTATGGTTGCAACACTAGCCAGAAAATACGGAAAAGGGATTGCTGCGACTACAGATAGTCATACAGGAGGTATGGGAGCTGTTTATACCCTTGCAAAAGGTGAAACTTTCAGGGAATTTTTTGAAAATATTAAAAAAGGAAGTTCTTATATTGTAGTTGAAGGAGGAACCAGGCAACATCTTACAAAAGAATGGAGTTCCTGGATTGAGCTTATTTTTTCCATGGATCAACAGTTAAGAGAAGATTATAATTTCACTACGAATGTCTGGAGCTTTGACAGAGTAATTAGTTTGTTTGCAAATGAGAAAATCAGAGAATTTCCCCGAATTAACAGCCTGGCAATGAAGCTCTTCCAGAATTTTTCCAGATCAGGGCTCCCTGCTTATATATACGTAAAGACTGAAAAACCTCTGGTTTCCAGAATAGAAGAAATCTTGAATCAGATAGCATGA
- a CDS encoding RNA-guided endonuclease InsQ/TnpB family protein encodes MLLTYKIKHNQNFSEELRKARKVAEFCIKHQTQNRSLNSPPIQKSISSLPSSPSPSLSTFSEFSQDFSIISSARSLGSLSAPNSLPVSGHLSSRNVKHIGLKSVISGQIIKKYSRNQNFRSAKNVKLIIPSRAVRIDREEQTITIPCLKLLLNYHFSNNFSKISQIEIDNIYAYVAVVFPDDELKNSEHYIGVDRNTKGHIAVVADPESGKIWKLGKMRYHTHKKYENIKKRLYNMGRSKELKAVEIREKNIVKDLNHKISRKIVDVALYNGCGIKLENLKGIRKLNSKIGDAGKDEKNKSKNRKREKNRDKNISKEISKNSLKSKSTSEKQSWSSEYSLNSWSFQQLQQFIEYKARLRGVEVVYIDPHATSKKCSRCGHIGNRHSKQFECPHCGHVDHADVNAAFNIALTPKGSGQFSAERDAGKGSTDTPRRVLDRTIFSKRTTRKKTSPQFAWEVCQFLN; translated from the coding sequence ATGCTACTGACCTATAAAATCAAGCACAATCAAAATTTTTCAGAGGAACTCCGAAAGGCTCGAAAGGTTGCTGAGTTCTGTATTAAACATCAGACTCAAAACCGAAGCCTTAACTCGCCTCCAATACAAAAATCTATTTCTTCTCTTCCTTCTTCCCCTTCACCCTCGTTATCTACTTTTTCTGAGTTTTCTCAGGACTTTTCGATTATTTCTTCTGCTCGTTCTCTCGGTTCTCTGTCTGCGCCCAATTCACTTCCGGTATCTGGACATCTTTCATCGAGGAATGTAAAGCATATAGGCTTGAAGTCAGTTATTTCCGGCCAGATTATCAAAAAATATTCCCGAAACCAGAACTTCAGATCTGCAAAGAATGTGAAATTGATCATTCCTTCGCGGGCGGTTCGTATTGACAGGGAGGAGCAAACCATTACAATTCCCTGTTTGAAACTTCTGCTGAACTATCATTTTTCCAACAACTTTTCAAAAATTTCCCAGATAGAAATCGATAACATCTATGCTTATGTAGCAGTTGTCTTCCCGGACGACGAGCTCAAAAATTCAGAGCACTATATAGGAGTTGATCGCAACACTAAAGGACATATTGCAGTTGTAGCGGATCCTGAATCCGGAAAAATCTGGAAGTTAGGAAAAATGCGATACCATACGCATAAAAAATATGAAAACATAAAAAAACGGCTCTATAATATGGGCAGAAGTAAAGAATTAAAAGCTGTAGAAATTAGGGAAAAAAATATTGTAAAGGACTTGAACCATAAAATCAGCCGAAAGATTGTGGATGTCGCCCTGTACAACGGATGCGGGATCAAACTGGAAAACCTTAAAGGAATACGAAAACTCAATAGCAAGATTGGAGATGCAGGAAAAGACGAGAAAAATAAAAGTAAAAACAGAAAAAGGGAAAAAAATAGAGACAAAAATATAAGTAAAGAAATTAGCAAAAACTCTCTCAAAAGTAAAAGTACATCTGAAAAACAATCCTGGTCAAGTGAATACTCCCTGAACAGCTGGTCTTTTCAGCAACTTCAGCAGTTTATTGAATACAAAGCCAGGCTGCGAGGAGTAGAGGTAGTTTATATCGATCCCCATGCGACTAGCAAAAAATGCAGCCGCTGCGGACATATAGGCAACCGACATAGTAAGCAATTTGAGTGTCCACACTGCGGACACGTTGACCATGCCGATGTCAACGCCGCCTTTAATATAGCGTTGACGCCAAAAGGCAGCGGTCAATTCTCTGCAGAAAGAGATGCAGGGAAAGGGAGCACTGACACCCCTCGACGGGTCCTGGACCGTACCATCTTCAGTAAACGTACAACCAGAAAAAAAACTTCTCCACAGTTTGCGTGGGAAGTATGTCAGTTTTTAAATTAA
- a CDS encoding alkaline phosphatase, which translates to METKETDTLVIISIIGLLLLGNIGSAAAAQFGSNSSVNFTNSTNCKFPITPEAKIKNVIVLIPDGCSQSVETLARWYSGKPLELDNMVTGTVSTYSTDSVITDSSSAATAFAAGYKTTNGFLSVGPSNSSVLSTLEIPPEELQYRPLATVLEGSKLEGKSTGLVATSRVSHATPAAFAAHVDNRDNETEIMKQMVYENVDVVFGGGSSYLIPVAEGGKRTDGENLTKVLLDRDYQYVDSRDEMMNLTTGRAWGLFASSHMMPDIDRSSLAPEQPSLAEMTNKSIELLSQDKNGFFLMVEGSQVDWADHANDPNYAVTDFLAFDKAVKAAVNFAKKDGHTLVLAFPDHNTGGMTIGSYSDPNYTSTTVEDVIAPLKGMKLSSTGLETEIGTDLSSENIKKQLKTWWGIDATDEDIAEILKLYNDGKGLSLDYAISEVISRNHTVIGWTTHGHSGDDVPLWAYGPDDLTGHVDNTEIAGHIAKELGFDLNKTNSQLFIDVDKIFSKDNGDGKLDKNEYLLNMTNSSNPVLEIGDAKLPVDTNILIKNGVAHELEGIVVYAPATGKVYIPCEALSLVNGTKINETKINETRKAAETA; encoded by the coding sequence ATGGAGACTAAGGAAACCGATACTTTAGTAATTATTTCAATAATAGGACTTTTGCTGCTGGGAAATATTGGTTCTGCAGCAGCTGCACAATTTGGTTCGAATTCTAGCGTTAATTTCACGAACTCTACTAACTGCAAATTTCCTATAACGCCGGAAGCTAAAATAAAGAACGTGATCGTCCTGATTCCTGATGGTTGTTCCCAAAGTGTGGAGACTTTAGCTCGCTGGTATAGCGGAAAGCCTCTTGAGCTTGATAATATGGTAACTGGAACAGTATCTACTTATAGTACGGACTCAGTCATCACTGATTCTTCTTCAGCCGCAACAGCATTTGCTGCGGGATATAAAACTACTAACGGTTTTTTAAGCGTAGGGCCAAGTAATAGTTCTGTTTTAAGTACACTGGAAATCCCACCTGAAGAACTACAATACAGACCGCTTGCAACAGTGCTTGAAGGTTCAAAACTCGAAGGCAAATCTACAGGACTTGTAGCAACCTCCCGCGTAAGCCATGCCACACCTGCAGCTTTTGCTGCTCATGTTGATAACAGAGATAATGAAACCGAAATCATGAAACAGATGGTTTATGAAAACGTTGATGTGGTTTTTGGTGGCGGTTCAAGTTATCTCATACCTGTAGCTGAAGGAGGAAAGAGGACAGATGGAGAAAACCTGACAAAAGTACTTCTTGACAGAGACTACCAGTATGTTGACAGCAGAGACGAAATGATGAACCTTACAACTGGGAGAGCCTGGGGTCTTTTTGCCAGTAGCCACATGATGCCGGATATAGATCGTTCTTCACTTGCACCTGAACAGCCTTCTCTTGCAGAAATGACCAATAAGTCCATCGAACTGTTATCTCAGGATAAAAATGGCTTTTTCCTGATGGTTGAAGGCAGCCAGGTTGACTGGGCAGACCACGCCAATGACCCTAACTATGCTGTAACCGATTTCCTGGCTTTTGATAAAGCTGTTAAGGCTGCAGTTAATTTTGCTAAAAAAGACGGGCATACTCTGGTTCTAGCTTTTCCGGATCATAATACAGGCGGCATGACCATTGGCAGCTACTCTGACCCCAATTATACATCCACAACCGTAGAAGATGTCATTGCACCTCTCAAAGGTATGAAACTCAGTTCCACAGGTCTTGAGACAGAAATAGGGACAGATCTTTCATCCGAAAATATCAAAAAACAGCTAAAAACCTGGTGGGGAATTGATGCTACTGATGAGGACATAGCTGAAATTCTTAAGCTCTACAACGATGGAAAAGGCCTCTCACTTGACTATGCAATTAGCGAGGTAATCAGCCGCAATCACACAGTAATTGGCTGGACTACTCACGGACATTCTGGAGATGATGTCCCTCTGTGGGCTTATGGTCCTGACGATCTAACAGGCCATGTTGATAATACAGAAATTGCAGGACACATAGCTAAAGAACTCGGATTTGACCTTAACAAGACTAACTCGCAACTCTTTATTGATGTGGATAAGATTTTCTCCAAAGATAACGGAGATGGAAAACTGGATAAAAATGAATACTTGCTAAATATGACGAATTCCTCAAACCCTGTGCTGGAAATTGGAGATGCCAAACTGCCAGTGGACACGAATATTCTTATCAAGAATGGTGTAGCGCATGAGTTAGAAGGAATAGTCGTCTATGCTCCAGCAACTGGTAAAGTCTATATTCCCTGTGAAGCACTTTCACTTGTAAATGGAACAAAAATTAATGAGACAAAAATTAATGAGACTCGAAAAGCAGCCGAAACTGCCTGA
- a CDS encoding UDP-N-acetylglucosamine--N-acetylmuramyl-(pentapeptide) pyrophosphoryl-undecaprenol N-acetylglucosamine transferase: MKVLLFMCGEGLGHTSRCLALGKEFLTARHEVYFGAYGYSKKLVEKTGYQAYEIPPEIRLAGESGIFDVKKSIKETFKSISISGFRKLLRLIEDLKPDIVLSDGYYTGILAAQTKKIPVYFIGHQFNMVEFFQNQDFLVTVAGKLVKSFYNYIFRSVDGIIVPDFPLPYSVNRKNFNFNKSINNTIFFSGPLIRCKYSEVESKIFQCPNVLSTIGAFGYRATIFRSILEAAKLDHTIHYTFISGPEINPKQFSKISENVEFTGFTENPFPYYKGSDLVITAGGHGTILESLSFGLPVLSFPDEKHIEQENNATVIEEEGYGKRMSYLAEPETILACIRGILEKEEYHKKTRRLRELAEELNGPATVRRFLEEKVKERFNEKRKKNRKWKN; encoded by the coding sequence ATGAAAGTTTTACTTTTCATGTGTGGAGAAGGGCTTGGCCACACAAGTCGCTGCCTTGCTTTGGGAAAAGAGTTTCTGACTGCCAGGCACGAGGTATACTTTGGGGCATATGGGTACTCAAAAAAGCTAGTAGAAAAAACAGGGTATCAGGCATATGAGATCCCTCCTGAAATAAGGCTAGCTGGAGAATCCGGAATTTTTGATGTCAAAAAATCTATTAAAGAAACCTTCAAGAGTATTTCCATTTCAGGGTTCAGAAAGCTTTTAAGGTTGATTGAGGATCTCAAACCTGATATTGTACTTTCGGATGGTTACTATACAGGCATCCTTGCTGCGCAGACAAAAAAGATTCCTGTGTATTTTATTGGCCACCAGTTCAATATGGTGGAGTTTTTTCAGAACCAGGATTTTCTAGTAACAGTAGCAGGAAAACTAGTTAAGAGTTTTTACAATTATATATTCAGAAGCGTAGATGGCATTATTGTGCCTGATTTTCCTCTTCCATACTCTGTAAACAGAAAAAACTTCAATTTTAATAAAAGTATCAATAATACCATTTTTTTCAGCGGCCCCCTCATCCGGTGCAAATATAGTGAAGTCGAATCAAAAATCTTCCAGTGCCCAAACGTCCTTTCAACCATCGGTGCTTTCGGATACAGAGCAACCATATTCAGGAGCATACTTGAGGCTGCAAAACTGGACCATACTATCCATTATACCTTTATTTCAGGGCCCGAAATAAATCCCAAGCAGTTTTCAAAAATCTCGGAAAATGTTGAGTTTACAGGCTTTACGGAAAATCCTTTTCCTTATTACAAAGGCTCTGACTTGGTAATCACTGCAGGAGGACATGGAACAATCCTTGAAAGCCTTTCTTTTGGACTCCCTGTGCTTTCTTTTCCGGACGAAAAGCATATTGAACAGGAAAATAACGCAACTGTAATTGAAGAAGAGGGATATGGGAAGAGAATGAGCTACCTTGCAGAGCCGGAAACTATTCTTGCCTGTATTAGAGGAATTCTGGAAAAGGAAGAATACCACAAAAAGACCAGAAGATTGAGAGAACTTGCAGAGGAACTTAACGGACCTGCAACTGTAAGAAGATTTCTTGAAGAAAAGGTTAAAGAAAGATTTAATGAAAAAAGGAAAAAGAATCGAAAGTGGAAAAATTAG
- a CDS encoding metallophosphoesterase family protein — translation MSDIHFSEAYYVPEIANSMLENINRNFPDIVVITGDLTENGLAAEYNGAKKFIDRIECKNKVIVPGNHDSRNAGYLFFEDLFKTRSTSGHFGEVTVLGLDSSQPELDEGHIGRENYNWIENAFLVNGFKVFALHHHLISIPRTGRGNNVLVDAGDVLELLDRSGVNLVLCGHWHIPWVWRLNDMLVISAGTVCSSKVRGKMSQCYNLIEIDAPESDCKRWHLQVYRVFSRGEKEKVVDSIL, via the coding sequence ATTTCAGACATTCATTTTTCAGAGGCATATTATGTGCCTGAGATTGCAAATTCCATGCTTGAAAACATAAACAGGAACTTTCCAGATATTGTAGTAATCACTGGCGACCTGACGGAAAACGGGCTTGCAGCCGAGTATAATGGGGCAAAGAAATTCATCGATAGGATTGAATGCAAAAACAAGGTGATAGTTCCAGGAAACCATGACTCCAGAAACGCTGGTTACCTCTTTTTTGAGGATCTTTTCAAAACCAGATCGACTTCTGGGCACTTTGGAGAGGTCACTGTATTAGGGCTTGATTCTTCCCAGCCGGAACTTGACGAAGGGCATATCGGAAGGGAGAATTACAACTGGATAGAGAATGCTTTCTTAGTAAACGGTTTCAAAGTTTTTGCCCTTCACCACCATCTTATTTCGATCCCCAGAACTGGCAGGGGAAATAATGTACTTGTAGATGCTGGAGATGTTCTGGAACTCCTGGATCGCTCAGGTGTCAATCTTGTGCTCTGCGGGCACTGGCACATCCCCTGGGTCTGGAGATTAAACGACATGCTTGTAATCAGTGCGGGAACTGTCTGTTCTTCTAAAGTTCGTGGAAAAATGTCTCAGTGTTACAATTTGATTGAGATTGATGCACCAGAATCCGATTGCAAGCGCTGGCATCTGCAAGTTTACAGAGTTTTTTCAAGAGGAGAAAAGGAGAAGGTTGTTGATAGTATACTATAA
- a CDS encoding phosphotransferase, whose amino-acid sequence MAYQYVNTLSSGNPFRDWLVEKVVTDRLKNKHCLVDVYKSNSSHTVCKYHFKGQHYSVVAKFFSEPTGQLKNYNAYKGMMKEYRNLERASSIINVAKPLAVNKKFNCALVTEYIPGKSLGWYIKHEKKLDERLTAIAHMLRRLHDNTTSSYNKENEFKNYHEVLGHLKLDHDTRKTFNKLLGKWWYSSWLDRECGCMVHRDVNPSNYIFYEGKPYAIDFESSWSHAHPVRDLGILTAELKNEFKWYKGGSWKAEPYIGNFLWEYSNDEKDFTYITKVLPFFMSIGLLRSARIHRGSHRNYLIKEARKCLKAINKG is encoded by the coding sequence GTGGCATATCAATATGTAAATACTTTAAGCTCTGGAAATCCTTTCAGAGATTGGCTTGTTGAGAAAGTTGTAACAGATCGGCTTAAGAATAAGCATTGTTTGGTTGATGTTTATAAATCAAATTCTTCTCATACTGTCTGCAAGTATCATTTCAAGGGCCAGCATTACAGTGTAGTGGCAAAGTTTTTTTCGGAACCTACAGGACAACTGAAAAATTATAACGCTTATAAAGGTATGATGAAGGAATATAGGAATCTGGAAAGAGCCTCTTCAATAATAAATGTTGCAAAACCGCTTGCAGTAAATAAAAAATTTAACTGTGCACTTGTAACCGAGTACATACCAGGTAAATCCTTGGGCTGGTACATAAAACATGAAAAAAAACTCGATGAACGGCTTACTGCCATTGCACATATGCTTCGCCGGCTTCACGATAATACAACGTCCTCTTACAATAAGGAAAACGAATTTAAAAATTATCATGAGGTTCTGGGCCATCTGAAACTAGATCATGATACCAGAAAGACTTTTAATAAACTGCTTGGAAAATGGTGGTACAGTTCGTGGCTCGATAGGGAATGCGGCTGTATGGTTCACAGGGATGTCAATCCTTCCAATTATATATTTTATGAAGGTAAGCCTTATGCAATTGATTTTGAAAGCTCCTGGTCGCATGCTCATCCTGTAAGAGACCTGGGAATTCTCACTGCAGAACTTAAGAACGAATTCAAATGGTATAAAGGAGGAAGCTGGAAAGCCGAACCATACATAGGAAACTTCCTCTGGGAATATAGCAATGATGAAAAGGACTTTACCTATATTACCAAAGTTTTGCCTTTTTTCATGAGTATAGGTCTACTTCGTTCAGCGCGCATTCATCGAGGCAGCCACAGAAATTATCTAATAAAAGAAGCACGTAAGTGTTTAAAAGCGATTAATAAAGGTTAA
- a CDS encoding HAD family hydrolase, which translates to MLQNGKIKGLIFDCYKTLIDIKTDERSRETNERVSKWLLYQGVRIESERLREEYKWKIIGRLGNSGQQHPDIRIEEIFAEICAENAFKEIDPYWLGIETAKVFRTASIRKLEAYPQSLRLLKKYKNVPKCIVSNAQRVFTEHELRFLGLYDRFNFTIMSSDHCIKKPDTRLFKMALDGLGLEPWEVLSIGDTPENDIYPPQSLGMNAMHIRDAWRYA; encoded by the coding sequence ATGCTTCAAAACGGAAAAATTAAAGGCTTAATCTTTGATTGTTACAAAACCCTTATTGACATCAAAACTGACGAAAGAAGTCGAGAGACAAACGAAAGAGTTAGCAAGTGGCTGCTTTATCAGGGAGTGAGGATAGAGTCCGAGAGGCTCAGGGAAGAATACAAATGGAAAATCATAGGCAGACTAGGCAATTCAGGCCAGCAGCACCCGGACATTCGTATAGAAGAGATCTTTGCGGAAATTTGTGCCGAAAACGCCTTTAAAGAAATAGATCCCTATTGGCTTGGAATTGAGACAGCAAAGGTCTTCAGAACGGCATCTATAAGAAAACTTGAAGCTTACCCTCAGAGCCTGCGTCTGCTTAAAAAATATAAAAATGTACCGAAGTGCATTGTTTCCAATGCCCAGAGAGTTTTTACGGAACATGAACTGCGCTTTCTGGGTCTGTATGATCGCTTTAATTTTACAATTATGTCTTCGGACCACTGTATAAAGAAACCTGATACCCGGCTCTTTAAGATGGCTCTCGACGGTCTCGGGCTTGAGCCATGGGAAGTGCTCTCTATCGGCGACACTCCAGAAAACGATATTTATCCACCTCAAAGTCTCGGAATGAACGCGATGCACATCCGGGATGCCTGGAGATATGCATAA
- a CDS encoding DUF4062 domain-containing protein has translation MDKIDYKFVFSTFKDLGEYRKKVSLVLRQMGHENIAMEYFVAEVPCIQEQNQKPKKDKIKKAHIGLFRKRVVPGYQSYS, from the coding sequence GTGGACAAAATAGACTATAAATTTGTATTTTCTACGTTTAAGGATCTGGGAGAGTATCGGAAGAAAGTAAGTCTTGTACTACGACAGATGGGCCATGAAAATATAGCAATGGAGTATTTTGTTGCAGAAGTACCCTGCATACAGGAGCAAAACCAGAAGCCTAAGAAAGACAAGATTAAAAAAGCCCATATAGGCCTCTTCCGAAAACGAGTTGTGCCGGGTTATCAGAGTTATTCCTGA
- a CDS encoding MarR family winged helix-turn-helix transcriptional regulator — protein MTEKKEHLLLVFENLFKTQRECSCDILSECGLSDITVKQIGYLKLIDDNGDVTFSRLARITRNSKPTITEMVNKFVKMDCVYKEKSSKDGRIFYIRLTEKGRRIARAEENALLRVIEKMADSLDEKEIDTLIDLLEKVW, from the coding sequence ATGACAGAGAAAAAAGAGCATTTATTATTAGTCTTTGAAAACCTGTTCAAAACCCAAAGAGAATGCTCCTGTGATATCCTCTCTGAATGTGGGTTATCAGATATCACTGTAAAACAGATCGGATATCTGAAGCTTATTGATGATAATGGGGACGTGACTTTTAGCAGGCTTGCTAGGATCACTAGAAACTCAAAGCCAACCATCACAGAGATGGTGAACAAATTCGTGAAAATGGACTGCGTGTACAAAGAAAAGTCCTCAAAAGACGGAAGAATTTTTTACATTCGCCTGACGGAAAAAGGACGGAGAATAGCTCGTGCCGAAGAAAACGCATTGTTGAGGGTCATTGAAAAAATGGCAGATTCTCTGGACGAGAAAGAAATTGACACGCTTATCGACCTCCTGGAAAAGGTGTGGTAA